From the genome of Lotus japonicus ecotype B-129 chromosome 6, LjGifu_v1.2, one region includes:
- the LOC130722141 gene encoding uncharacterized protein LOC130722141 has protein sequence MECNKEEALRAKVIAEKKMESKDFTGARKIALKAQQLYPDLENIAQMLVVCDVHCSAEQKFSGAARDWYKILQVEVTADDATIKKQYRKFALQLHPDKNKFAGAEAAFKLIGEAQTVLLDREKRTVFDRNVHRFPMYRNAMPSHHQQQGQRNFNPVMQTSVRPVFTNLNPPQQQPSRPPSQPGPGVNGGRSTFWTVCSFCSHRYEYYKEVLNRSLRCQHCNKPFIAYEVNIQSTTPTTNSSQQAFGQQNYGQNQGAFKAGVGSPVNLHAQRSNAEYYQKKATTSNASVKPNGKRRRKQAAESSEDSIGSTDSDDEDDILNGNDGFPDTSSYREEQRRRSTRQKHQVSYKENRSDDDDEESFHASKRGKGSASPCASGETSGEAAKLNNQNGLAADLKDDQKGVKQKQNNYAEDNLENTNVETKGRGKDAPGSSKIDVASERLTSKSTNGPDVFVYPDPEFSDFDKDKKEECFAAGQIWAIYDDIDGMPRFYATIRKVFPPGFKLEITWFEPDPDDDDEVKWSTEQLPISCGKYKLGSTETTEDHLMFSHLVLCQKIGRSIFKVYPRKGETWALFKNWDIKWYMDVESHRQYDMEIVEILSDYIEGVGVVVSYLAKLKGFVSLFCPTMKGANHTFQIPSVDLFRFSHRIPSFKMTGQERAGVPVGSYELDPVSLPTNLEEIDVPKDFEVKVGHTPSVGRSTRSSNMMKGDASTDKVKLDKSDSAEVTKDHVFRTNDGSPSVGRSTRSSNMMKGDTSTDKVKLDRRDSAEVRKDPVFRINDGSPSVGMNSRSSNMSKGDTSTGKVKLDRSDSAEVTEDPVFRINAGSGPLASVPVPGTIEIPDPVFFNFDKERSLGRFRIGQIWAFYSDEDGLPKYYGLIKKLRTGPDLELQVTFLTNCWLPEKAIRWEDNKMLISCGRFKIKAGARPCLYSDLNSVSHLVLASTEGTNKEYEIFPKRGEIWALYRKWTAKIKPSDLQTWEYDIVQILDVNDLRIAVVHLELVKGFPSVFKVQKNGGSAVTMKIPKAELLRFSHQIPAIKLTEKHGSVKGCCELDPGALPMHYFSQK, from the coding sequence ATGGAATGCAATAAAGAAGAGGCCTTAAGGGCCAAGGTCATCGCTGAAAAGAAGATGGAAAGCAAGGATTTCACAGGGGCACGTAAAATTGCCCTTAAGGCTCAGCAACTATATCCTGATCTGGAGAATATCGCTCAAATGCTTGTTGTTTGTGATGTGCATTGCTCTGCTGAGCAGAAATTTTCTGGTGCTGCGAGGGACTGGTATAAAATACTTCAGGTTGAGGTGACAGCTGATGATGCAACAATTAAGAAGCAATACAGGAAATTTGCTCTCCAGCTTCATCCTGACAAAAACAAGTTTGCTGGTGCAGAAGCTGCATTTAAGCTGATTGGGGAAGCTCAAACAGTGCTTTTGGATAGAGAAAAACGAACTGTGTTCGACAGGAATGTGCACAGGTTTCCAATGTATAGAAATGCTATGCCATCTCATCATCAGCAGCAGGGTCAGAGAAATTTTAATCCTGTAATGCAAACGAGTGTCAGGCCGGTTTTCACAAACTTGAATCCTCCGCAGCAACAACCGTCCAGGCCCCCATCTCAGCCAGGGCCAGGGGTTAATGGTGGCCGATCTACTTTTTGGACTGTTTGCTCCTTTTGTTCCCATAGATATGAGTATTACAAGGAAGTCTTAAATAGATCTCTTCGCTGTCAACATTGCAATAAGCCCTTCATTGCATATGAGGTGAATATCCAAAGTACAACTCCAACAACTAATTCAAGTCAGCAAGCTTTTGGCCAGCAGAACTATGGTCAGAATCAGGGTGCGTTTAAGGCTGGTGTTGGATCTCCAGTTAATTTGCATGCTCAACGATCCAATGCGGAATATTATCAGAAAAAAGCCACTACTTCTAATGCCTCTGTAAAGCCAAATGGAAAGAGAAGGAGGAAGCAGGCAGCAGAATCCAGTGAAGATTCTATAGGCAGCactgactctgatgatgaagatgatataCTTAATGGCAATGATGGTTTTCCTGATACTTCTTCTTATCGAGAAGAGCAACGACGTAGATCTACCCGGCAAAAACATCAGGTTTCCTACAAGGAGAATAGGAGTGATGACGACGATGAGGAGTCCTTTCACGCTTCAAAACGGGGTAAGGGGAGTGCATCACCATGTGCTAGTGGTGAAACTAGTGGGGAGGCAGCTAAATTGAACAATCAAAATGGCTTGGCTGCTGATCTGAAAGATGATCAGAAAGGAGTAAAGCAGAAGCAAAATAATTATGCTGAGGATAACTTAGAAAATACAAATGTGGAGACCAAAGGGAGAGGAAAAGATGCACCGGGCAGCTCAAAGATAGATGTAGCTTCTGAACGTTTAACCTCAAAATCCACAAACGGTCCAGATGTTTTTGTTTACCCTGATCCAGAGTTCAGTGACTTTGACAAGGACAAGAAAGAGGAGTGTTTTGCTGCTGGGCAGATCTGGGCCATTTATGATGATATAGATGGCATGCCTAGATTCTATGCTACAATCCGTAAAGTTTTCCCCCCTGGATTTAAGCTGGAGATAACATGGTTTGAGCCAGATccggatgatgatgatgaagtcaAATGGTCAACTGAGCAACTGCCAATTTCTTGTGGGAAATATAAACTTGGTAGCACTGAAACTACTGAAGATCATCTGATGTTCTCCCATCTAGTCTTATGCCAAAAGATCGGGCGCTCTATTTTTAAAGTGTATCCGAGAAAGGGAGAAACCTGGGCTCTTTTTAAAAATTGGGATATCAAATGGTACATGGATGTGGAGTCTCATCGACAGTATGATATGGAGATTGTTGAGATCTTGTCAGATTATATTGAAGGTGTGGGAGTAGTTGTTTCATACTTGGCTAAGTTGAAAGGTTTCGTGAGTCTCTTCTGTCCAACTATGAAGGGGGCTAATCACACATTTCAAATTCCATCAGTTGATTTATTCAGATTCTCTCACAGGATTCCATCTTTTAAAATGACTGGTCAGGAAAGAGCAGGTGTCCCTGTAGGATCTTATGAACTTGATCCTGTATCTTTGCCGACGAACCTGGAGGAGATTGATGTTCCTAAAGATTTTGAAGTGAAGGTTGGCCATACTCCATCTGTTGGGAGGAGCACAAGATCTTCAAATATGATGAAGGGAGATGCATCCACTGACAAGGTTAAACTGGATAAAAGCGATTCAGCAGAGGTGACAAAGGATCATGTTTTTCGTACTAATGATGGCAGTCCATCTGTTGGGAGGAGCACAAGATCTTCAAATATGATGAAGGGAGACACATCCACTGACAAGGTTAAACTGGACAGAAGAGATTCAGCAGAGGTGAGAAAGGATCCTGTTTTTCGTATTAATGATGGTAGTCCATCTGTTGGGATGAACTCAAGATCATCAAATATGTCGAAGGGAGACACATCCACTGGCAAGGTTAAACTGGACAGAAGCGATTCAGCAGAGGTGACCGAGGATCCGGTTTTTCGTATTAATGCTGGTAGTGGACCTTTGGCTTCAGTCCCGGTCCCAGGAACTATTGAAATTCCAGATCCTGTGTTCTTTAATTTTGATAAGGAAAGGTCCCTTGGAAGGTTTCGGATTGGTCAGATTTGGGCATTTTATAGCGATGAGGATGGCCTGCCAAAATACTATGGTCTGATTAAAAAGTTAAGGACTGGCCCGGATCTAGAGTTGCAAGTTACTTTTCTTACTAACTGCTGGCTGCCAGAGAAAGCTATTAGATGGGAAGATAATAAGATGCTCATTTCCTGTGgaagattcaaaatcaaagctGGTGCTCGTCCCTGTCTGTATTCTGACCTTAATTCTGTTTCACATCTGGTGCTTGCTAGTACTGAAGGTACCAATAAGGAATATGAAATTTTTCCAAAGAGAGGTGAAATTTGGGCACTGTATAGGAAATGGACAGCTAAAATAAAACCTTCTGACTTGCAAACGTGGGAGTATGACATAGTGCAAATTCTTGACGTTAATGATTTACGGATAGCTGTTGTACATTTGGAGTTGGTAAAAGGTTTCCCTTCAGTTTTTAAAGTCCAGAAAAATGGAGGATCAGCTGTGACCATGAAGATCCCCAAGGCAGAGTTGCTGAGGTTCTCCCACCAAATCCCCGCAATCAAACTGACAGAAAAACATGGCTCTGTGAAAGGTTGCTGTGAGCTTGATCCAGGAGCACTACCAATGCATTATTTTAGCCAAAAGTGA
- the LOC130722549 gene encoding uncharacterized protein LOC130722549 — protein sequence MVPIEGESLFSSSMRGQWREVLEAYEKNPAALEAKLTKAEDTVLHIAVYVGQTSFVETLLDNISQDMCWNILRMQNSKGNTPLHVAAQLGNVDLCNNIAKRDPTVISLRNLEGETPLFLAALHGKSDAFFCLHGHQQNQDDDSLSRKSNGDTVLHSAISSEYFGLALQIIVRYPNLVNSANQDGLSPLHILARKPNCFKSCTRMELLDRIIYYCSIVDEHRDETDDQHHNKEDTETKNYPMNYATCVTSLSLLKSAFEITTTGKDTKAASNDEENYVSPKSEQEQANKQKRHYLFPPNWEVIIQGLALTMKALLIIFGVGASWIEKIRRKKLKHLHAKQVMNEMIQRASLYKYDCAGMINPGAEENGDGRGNIIKSSNNTYEEKAFEKRIEDSPILIAAKMGVAEMVEKILDTYPVSIHDVDSENKNVVLLAIENRQPRVYKLLNRNSLIKESAFRHVDNQGNSALHLAGTYSNLKPWRVPGAAMQMQWEYKWYKLVKNSMPPNFYERYNKDGKTAKQVFLETHGLLAKEGSKWLTRTSESCSVVAALVASVAFSTSTDIPGGPDQNTGKPLFLGRPAFNIFTIASLVALCSSVTSLVLFLSILTSRFQARDFVVDLPRKLLLGLTSLLTSIAAVLVSFCAAHYFTVEGGLKYAVFPIYAVTCLPVSFFALVQLPLYFDLMLAMFRNVPQRSYKVSSH from the exons ATGGTTCCGATTGAGGGTGaaagtttgtttagttcctccATGAGAGGGCAATGGAGAGAAGTCTTAGAAGCCTATGAGAAAAACCCTGCAGCATTGGAAGCAAAGCTCACAAAAGCAGAAGACACAGTGCTACACATTGCTGTGTATGTAGGCCAAACCAGCTTTGTGGAGACACTGCTAGACAACATAAGCCAAGACATGTGTTGGAACATCCTGAGAATGCAAAACTCAAAGGGAAACACACCCCTTCATGTAGCAGCACAGCTTGGGAATGTTGACCTCTGCAACAACATAGCAAAGAGAGACCCTACTGTCATTTCTCTTCGCAACTTGGAAGGCGAGACGCCTCTCTTCTTGGCAGCTCTTCACGGCAAAAGTGATGCATTTTTCTGTCTCCATGGCCACCAACAAAACCAAGATGATGACTCACTTTCCAGAAAGAGCAATGGGGATACTGTTCTTCACTCTGCCATATCCAGTGAATACTTTG GTTTGGCACTTCAAATAATTGTGCGGTACCCAAACCTTGTGAATTCTGCAAATCAGGATGGTTTATCACCTCTACATATTCTTGCTAGGAAGCCTAATTGTTTCAAAAGCTGCACTCGAATGGAGTTACTTGATCGTATCATCTACTATT GTTCAATTGTTGATGAGCACAGGGATGAAACGGATGACCAACATCACAACAAAGAAGACACAGAAACTAAGAACTATCCAATGAACTATGCAACATGCGTGACATCCTTATCTTTGTTGAAGAGTGCATTTGAAATTACAA CAACTGGTAAAGATACAAAAGCTGCAAGTAATGATGAAGAGAATTATGTCTCACCAAAATCAG AACAAGAGCAAGCAAATAAACAAAAGAGACATTATCTGTTCCCTCCCAATTGGGAAGTCATAATTCAAGGCCTAGCCCTCACAATGAAGGCTTTGCTAATCATTTTTGGTGTTG GAGCATCTTGGATTGAGAAAATCCGACGAAAGAAGTTGAAACATCTGCACGCTAAGCAAGTGATGAATGAAATGATTCAGCGCGCTTCTTTGTACAAGTATGATTGTGCGGGAATGATCAACCCTGGAGCTGAAGAAAATGGTGATGGCAGAGGAAACATCATCAAAAGTAGTAATAATACATATGAAGAAAAAGCCTTTGAGAAAAGGATAGAAGATTCACCAATTTTAATTGCAGCAAAAATGGGAGTGGCTGAAATGGTTGAAAAGATCTTAGATACATACCCTGTGAGCATCCATGATGTGGATTCAGAGAACAAGAATGTTGTTCTTTTGGCCATAGAGAATAGGCAGCCTCGTGTTTACAAACTGCTAAACAGAAACAGTTTAATCAAGGAGAGTGCATTTCGTCATGTGGATAATCAAGGTAACAGTGCATTGCACCTTGCTGGAACATATAGCAACCTCAAGCCTTGGCGTGTTCCAGGTGCTGCAATGCAAATGCAATGGGAATACAAGTGGTATAAG CTTGTTAAGAATTCCATGCCACCGAATTTCTATGAACGTTACAATAAGGATGGGAAAACAGCAAAACAGGTCTTCTTAGAGACACATGGACTACTTGCAAAAGAAGGTAGTAAATGGCTAACCAGAACCTCAGAATCATGCTCAGTGGTTGCAGCACTTGTTGCATCTGTTGCATTTTCAACCTCAACTGATATACCAGGAGGTCCTGATCAAAACACTGGCAAGCCATTATTTTTAGGGAGACCTGCTTTCAACATCTTTACCATAGCTTCTCTTGTTGCACTCTGCTCCTCTGTGACCTCCCTAGTTTTGTTTCTCTCAATACTGACGTCGCGGTTCCAAGCAAGGGATTTTGTTGTAGATTTACCAAGAAAGCTTCTTCTGGGACTGACTTCACTCTTGACTTCTATAGCAGCTGTGTTGGTCTCATTCTGCGCAGCGCATTACTTCACAGTTGAAGGCGGGTTGAAATATGCAGTTTTTCCCATATATGCTGTTACATGTTTGCCTGTGTCATTCTTTGCACTGGTGCAACTCCCTCTTTACTTTGATCTTATGTTGGCTATGTTTCGGAATGTTCCTCAGCGCAGCTATAAGGTGTCCTCTCATTAG
- the LOC130722548 gene encoding uncharacterized protein LOC130722548 gives MAKDEEDDRTNTPSMQADFDTQPFDYTSSPSLLGGEDDQEGQYFEDTVPFDDGDGEDEMLEERIGGETQVVEIAGETQVLDDDGETQVLDGGDDETELLDGGSESDGTEILEDVDDEVAVDDSNSADSKEVVVESSCGNSVSQQNSSGSLPPRFTFLRAKSMREAALANSKVALKAQDETNPVIGMRQISQEPPVAKGNGECFPGRSEKVREVDEEYTHGKYNVEIEGFENKNKCDVGFSAVRKLFNDDLALETNGTSLNSTDCNEGEGLDKLLIDHGESERLSYLNSQEPGDLSQANALDFVDKFLKDNITDFDQEPNGVKNVVEKSKSLPSTKGKQSLAKRVTDRNKDKKAWIYDWDDNCEDEGGGDIFLRRKEDFFNGGTHGPRSMPGLQKAKLCRPNDDKDDEEQLSIPNKRKTAVHSDSKLGTHNLEIRHNAVREAMRKLKRNLADELDEQVNADCSGEVEANANADAQEILDVGLDTQVAAEAMEALCNAGDIVNHASNVTTRVTRSRLTDQLSNSSTRKVGQCNKDYMMSRSKKSKLNAEVNQTSSANVNGRIVSSPIVGERKSERSLKRHQLNKLSNPDDNNGGNDGSKQLQAELYNFTPVARRTRRSLAVNQSTNCDVPSKSLEKGEVGVGSLEKSSGTGLQASKTFPKSTPGSSDHFEVDDNAKLCQLEKLAPKSNALSVGNNVEMDTLDFPRRRRSLRINKFSNHDKGSEKLVGSSKPSAPAEDVVRSTSGKRKMRNDSVVKSHVNYRTRSSSYGGSIISSTDRKQRKNSTDNFEVASSDGSPRDRYKSPDFTTASPANCKTPANDASPVCMSDDYYKQSYNSASKSCLLKVSRKELQRELRSLNAIRPELVTPSKDSRKRKDMTDVRILFSHHLDEDIIKHQKKVLARLGVSVVSSISDATHFIADQFVRTRNMLEAIAFGKPVVTHSWIESCGQASCFLDERNYILRDAKKEKEFGFSLPVSLARASEHPLLKGRRVLITPNTKPSKDIISSLVMAVQGQAVERVGRSAMKDKKIPDDLLILSCEEDYATCVPFLEKGAVIYSSELLLNGIVTQKLEYQRYRLFADHVKKTRSTIWLRRDDRTFVPVTKCT, from the exons ATGGccaaagatgaagaagatgatcgCACAAACACTCCTTCAATGCAAGCAGATTTCGATACGCAACCATTCGATTACACCTCTTCACCCTCTC TGTTAGGCGGAGAGGACGATCAAGAAGGGCAGTACTTTGAAGACACGGTGCCTTTCGACGACGGCGACGGTGAAGACGAGATGTTGGAAGAGCGAATTGGCGGTGAAACTCAGGTTGTTGAAATTGCTGGTGAGACTCAGGTGTTGGATGATGATGGGGAGACTCAGGTGTTggatggtggtgatgatgagACGGAGTTATTGGATGGAGGGTCGGAATCGGATGGAACGGAGATTTTGGAGGATGTGGATGATGAGGTTGCTGTTGACGACTCGAATTCCGCTGATAGCAAGGAAGTTGTGGTTGAATCCTCTTGTGGGAACAGTGTGTCTCAACAAAATAGTTCTG gTTCGTTGCCACCGCGGTTTACTTTTCTCCGTGCAAAATCTATGCGGGAAGCTGCTCTAGCTAACAGCAAGGTAGCTTTGAAAGCCCAGGATGAGACCAATCCTGTCATAGGTATGCGCCAAATTTCTCAGGAACCACCGGTTGCAAAGGGTAATGGAGAATGCTTTCCTGGACGTTCTGAAAAGGTTAGGGAAGTCGATGAAGAATACACTCATGGGAAATACAATGTGGAAATTGAGggatttgaaaacaaaaataagtGCGATGTTGGTTTCTCAGCCGTGAGAAAACTTTTCAATGATGATTTAGCTCTTGAAACAAATGGGACTTCTCTTAACAGCACTGATTGCAATGAAGGagagggcttggacaagttgctGATCGACCATGGTGAATCGGAGAGGTTAAGCTATCTTAACTCTCAGGAACCTGGAGATTTATCACAGGCCAATGCTCTTGATTTTGTAGATAAGTTTCTCAAAGATAATATCACAGACTTTGATCAAGAACCTAACGGTGTTAAGAATGTGGTGGAAAAGTCAAAATCCCTTCCCAGTACAAAAGGGAAACAAAGTTTGGCCAAGAGAGTTACTGATAGAAACAAAGATAAAAAAGCTTGGATTTATGACTGGGATGATAACTGTGAAGATGAAGGTGGGGGAGATATATTCCTAAGGAGAAAGGAAGATTTTTTTAATGGCGGAACTCACGGACCAAGGTCTATGCCTGGATTACAGAAGGCCAAATTATGTAGACCAAATGATGATAAGGATGATGAGGAACAATTAAGCATCCCTAATAAAAGAAAGACTGCAGTTCATTCTGATTCAAAACTAGGGACGCATAATCTGGAAATAAGGCATAATGCTGTACGAGAAGCAATgagaaaattgaaaaggaatCTTGCTGATGAATTGGATGAACAAGTTAATGCTGACTGCTCAGGAGAGGTGGAAGCTAATGCTAATGCAGATGCTCAAGAAATATTGGATGTAGGTTTAGATACTCAAGTAGCTGCTGAAGCTATGGAAGCCTTATGCAATGCGGGGGACATTGTTAATCATGCATCTAATGTGACCACTCGTGTCACTAGAAGTAGGCTAACTGATCAACTCAGTAACTCTTCCACTCGAAAAGTGGGACAGTGCAATAAGGACTATATGATGAGCAGATCAAAGAAGAGTAAATTGAATGCAGAAGTCAACCAAACCTCCAGTGCTAATGTAAATGGTAGAATAGTCTCATCTCCAATAGTTGGGGAAAGAAAGTCAGAACGATCTTTAAAAAGACATCAGCTTAATAAGTTAAGTAATCCTGATGACAACAATGGAGGAAATGATGGGAGTAAGCAACTTCAGGCTGAACTTTATAACTTCACACCAGTTGCTCGTAGAACTAGACGATCCTTAGCAGTAAATCAATCAACAAATTGTGATGTACCATCCAAAAGTTTGGAAAAGGGGGAAGTGGGGGTTGGCTCCCTTGAGAAAAGCAGTGGAACTGGCCTACAGGCTTCCAAAACATTTCCTAAATCTACTCCAGGGTCTTCTGATCATTTTGAAGTAGATGATAATGCCAAATTGTGTCAACTTGAGAAATTGGCTCCAAAGTCAAATGCTCTTAGTGTTGGTAATAATGTTGAAATGGATACACTAGATTTTCCTAGAAGAAGGAGATCTCTGAGGATTAATAAATTTTCTAATCATGATAAAGGGTCTGAGAAGTTAGTTGGTTCATCTAAACCATCCGCACCAGCGGAAGATGTTGTGAGGTCTACTTctgggaagagaaaaatgaggaaTGATTCTGTTGTCAAGTCACATGTGAATTACCGAACTCGCTCATCTTCATATGGTGGTTCGATAATTTCTTCTACTGACCGAAAACAGAGAAAAAATTCCACAGATAATTTTGAAGTCGCCAGTTCAGATGGATCACCAAGAGATAGGTACAAGTCACCTGACTTTACGACTGCAAGCCCAGCTAATTGTAAGACACCAGCGAATGATGCATCACCTGTTTGTATGAGCGATGATTATTATAAACAATCATACAATAGTGCTTCGAAATCATGCCTTCTCAAAGTATCTCGTAAGGAGCTCCAAAGAGAACTACGTAGCTTAAATGCTATTAGACCTGAATTAGTTACTCCATCTAAAGATTCAAGGAAGAGGAAGGATATGACTGATGTTCGAATTCTTTTCAGCCACCACTTGGATGAAGATATTATTAAACATCAGAAGAAG GTTCTAGCCCGGCTTGGAGTTTCTGTAGTATCCTCCATCTCAGATGCGACACACTTCATAGCTGATCAGTTTGTGCGTACAAGGAATATGTTAGAAGCTATTGCTTTTGGCAAACCTGTGGTCACACACTCATGGATTGAGAGCTGTGGACAAGCTAGCTGTTTTCTTGATGAGAGAAATTACATATTGAGGGATgccaaaaaggaaaaggagTTTGGTTTCAGCCTGCCAGTGTCACTAGCACGTGCATCTGAACACCCACTTCTAAAG GGTCGAAGAGTATTGATCACCCCAAATACTAAACCTAGTAAAGATATTATTTCAAGTTTAGTAATGGCGGTTCAGGGCCAG GCAGTGGAGAGAGTTGGCAGATCTGCTATGAAGGACAAAAAAATTCCAGATGATCTGCTGATCCTGTCTTGTGAAGAAGATTATGCCACTTGTGTGCCTTTCCTTGAAAAGG GGGCTGTGATATACAGTTCAGAACTATTGTTGAATGGCATAGTTACTCAGAAACTGGAGTATCAAAG GTATCGCCTTTTTGCAGACCATGTGAAGAAAACCCGTTCCACCATATGGTTGAGAAGAGATGACAGAACATTTGTTCCTGTGACTAAATGTACTTAG
- the LOC130723533 gene encoding uncharacterized protein LOC130723533 yields the protein MQATQPSPTHEAPQISHQADNQLNKEDSDNRPSGKRPDISLQVPPRPAGFGTTSGGKVLNHSQSFSKGNSSPRGFLRALSFKRKGNVTDGERSSLLNPEPKTSADNPNMASISEVPWSRCTSLPVTPATNLSPAVSTPISARTYNEQIKPHKDVVRAKVSRSLSVPGRNVVIVRSVSFSTRNEQEQQDINDDQITPAPVESAADEEIPEEEAVCRICFDVCDERNTFKMECSCKGDLTLVHEECLIKWFSLKGNKKCDVCGQEVQNLPVTLLRVSSSVRQNRQSQNQQNLRSESISAWQDFVVLVLISTICYFFFLEQLLLPDLKTQAIIIAGPFAFTLGLLASIFAIILAIKEYIWTYAALEFALVAITVHIFYSMFHLTAIYAILLSSVLGFGISMGINYLYIQYVTWRLQVTHNDSPV from the exons ATGCAAGCAACTCAACCATCACCCACTCATGAAGCTCCTCAGATTTCCCATCAG GCTGACAACCAGCTAAACAAAGAAGATTCAGATAACAGACCTAGCGGGAAGCGTCCAGATATTTCACTTCAAGTTCCACCTAGACCTGCAGGATTTGGCACCACTAGTGGTGGAAAGGTTCTGAACCATTCTCAAAGTTTCTCCAAAGGGAACTCATCACCAAGAGGCTTTTTGCGGGCCTTAAGCttcaaaagaaaaggaaatgtAACAGATGGCGAAAGAAGCAGCCTCCTTAATCCAGAACCCAAGACATCTGCAGACAATCCTAATATGGCCTCCATATCTGAAGTTCCATGGTCAAGGTGTACTTCTCTTCCCGTTACACCTGCAACAAATTTGTCCCCTGCAGTTTCTACGCCTATTTCCGCAAGGACATATAATGAACAGATTAAGCCACAT AAAGATGTTGTTCGTGCTAAGGTTTCAAGGTCCCTTTCTGTACCTGGACGAAATGTAGTTATTGTAAGATCTGTCTCCTTCTCTACCCGTAATGAACAGGAACAACAAGATATAAATGATG ATCAAATAACTCCTGCGCCAGTAGAAAGTGCTGCCGATGAAGAAATTCCTGAAGAGGAAGCAGTGTGCAGGATATGTTTTGACGTTTGCGATGAAAGAAATACCTTCAAAATGGAATGCAGTTGCAAAGGTGACCTGACGTTGGTGCATGAAGAATGTTTAATTAAATGGTTTAGCttaaaaggaaacaagaaatGTGATGTATGTGGGCAAGAAGTTCAGAATTTACCTGTAACCTTGCTTCGTGTGTCCAGCTCTGTTCGACAGAACAGACAGTCACAGAATCAGCAGAACCTACGTTCAGAGTCAATAAG TGCCTGGCAAGACTTTGTGGTGCTTGTCCTGATAAGCACAATATGCTATTTTTTCTTCCTTGAACAGCTACTG CTTCCTGATTTGAAGACTCAAGCCATCATTATAGCAGGACCATTTGCCTTTACCTTGGGCCTCCTGGCATCTATTTTTGCAATCATCCTTG CGATTAAAGAGTATATATGGACATACGCTGCACTTGAGTTCGCACTTGTGGCTATAACTGTGCATATATTTTATAGTATG TTTCACTTGACGGCCATTTATGCAATACTACTTTCATCAGTTTTGGGTTTTGGAATTTCTATGGGCATCAACTATTTGTATATCCAGTATGTCACTTGGAGACTTCAGGTCACACACAATGATAGCCCAGTATGA